The stretch of DNA CAGCAGCCTTAGCGGCAGCTGCGACTGCAAACCCAGAACCAGCCGATCCTGCTGATGACAGTTCCGATGATGTCGACCCATTAACTGAGAATGCGGTTAACAATATTGCACCAGTGCCAAATCTGGCGAAAATTGATCCATCTAAAGTTCCACCAGCAGATCCTTATGCTCCTCATGTTATCAGTTCAGAGTTAGCCTTCCTGGTACAGGATGCGTTGAAGAGTGATATCTCTGGTGAACCTGGTGGTGGCTGGAACGGTACCGGTTGGCGTGCGGCAAGGGACCTGAAGCGTAATGATATTGGCGGTAAAACCGGTACCACGAACAGCTCAAAAGATGCCTGGTTCTCTGGTTTTGGTCCATCTACCGTGACTTCCGTTTGGATTGGCTTTGACGATCATCGTCGTGGATTAGGTCGTGGTGAAGCAGGTGCACAGAGTGCTCAGCCGGCCTGGATTAACTTCATGAAGGTCGCGTTAAATGGCTTACCGGTACAGACCACGCCACAGCCGAAAGGCATTATCAGCGTAACTATCGATATGTCTACAGGGCAGCTTCCTGGCGGAGGTCGTAGCCGTTCAGAATACTTTATTAAAGGGACTGAACCAACCGCTCGTGCTTATTCTGAGGTTGGTACTACAGTAACCGACAGTGGTGGTAACACCCATGAGCTGTTCTGATAAATTTTAGAAAGTAAATGTAAAAAGGCCGTTCTACTGAACGGCCTTTTTGTTATTTCTTTGATGCTACGATTCGCTGTCGCAGATATTCACGCGCTAAAAACAGGGCGCTAACATTACGCGCTTCATTAAAATCCGCTTCATTAAGCAAATCCATCATGGTTTCCTGCGGCCAGGTCACCAGCGTCAACGGTTCCGGCTCATCCCCTTCCAGCTTCCGGGCATACAGATCTTCGGCCAATACGATGGTCATGGTACTAGCAAAATAGGTTGGGGCCAACGTCAGCTTTGATAATATGGTTAGCTTTTTCGCACCATAACCAATCTCTTCCATAAGCTCACGGTTAGCTGCTACCAGAACATCTTCATCTGGTTCTACCAGACCTTTAGGGAAACCCAACTCATAGTCTTCAATAGCTACGGCATATTCACGAATCAATAAAATATCGTCACCAGTCACAGGGACGATCATCACCGCCTGACGACCTTCCGGCAGCAGACGTTCGTAAACCCGGTTTTCTCCGTTGCTGAAAGCTAAATCAACTGATTGAATACGAAACATACGAGAACGCGCAATTGTCTCAACATTTAGTATTTGGGGTTTTTGCTGCACTTTACTCATTAATGAAACCTCAGGGGTAATTCCTTTCATACAATAATAATGTTAGCTGGCTTATACTTATTATTACTGATAATATGAAACATTTATATGACAATATTTTGGAAGTGGCCCGCAATTCATCTTACTGGCTTTGTATTCTGGCTGATACCACTTTACTATAAGTAAATGTTTACATCTGCTTTTTGATACCAACGCCAACTAAATATAAGATAGTACAGATAAACAAAACTGATGCGCTAAACATGTGC from Limnobaculum xujianqingii encodes:
- the nudE gene encoding ADP compounds hydrolase NudE; translated protein: MSKVQQKPQILNVETIARSRMFRIQSVDLAFSNGENRVYERLLPEGRQAVMIVPVTGDDILLIREYAVAIEDYELGFPKGLVEPDEDVLVAANRELMEEIGYGAKKLTILSKLTLAPTYFASTMTIVLAEDLYARKLEGDEPEPLTLVTWPQETMMDLLNEADFNEARNVSALFLAREYLRQRIVASKK